GAGAGGGCAGGTCTCATGGCCTTTGATACGTAAGCGTGGAAATTCCCCTCTGTTGACGTACACCGACTATTGCTGGCGTCTTTGTGACTAAAAATAAATCCGCTCATACACTCAAAGCCCACGCTTAGAGTTAAGGGTTTCACTTCAATGTGTCATAACTGAATAACTGTCAATCTAGTTCTTTCTGACGTGCTATTATAGTAGTTTTTCTTTTCCAAATACAATCTACAGCtatattttacatgtttttctatattcattaaaaatttgtttaaaaaaaaaaaagaaaaacagatccTCACTTCCCCAAATGACCATTATGATCTGTAAaacttatttttgttgttgtttttttaggaaATAGCAAAAAGGATACAGGAAGAGGAAGAGCTTTATTTGAGACACAGGAGCAGTTACCAACATAAAGATGGTAGAGGTAAAATACTCCTCTGTAATTCATGGTGTTCTTGAATAGTTTTTATGAAGTGGTGTAACTTCAACAGTTTTATTAGGTAGGCCACTCTTTTGTGACAGCGGGCTCACAATGTGTTCACACTGACAAtgtttctgttgtgtgacaAAGCTGCACTTCTGTATAGAAAATAGTTACATTCagcatttaatattttctttcataATGGCCATAAATTTTATAGATTATTAGGAGTGTGAAATCTAAATTACATGTCAAGGGGGCCACATTTACATTGACACTGAACCCGAACCGCATAGTATAGCTATAAACTGTTTAAGTGATCTGAATTGAGTCTGATTTTGAGTTTGATTTGTGAAAGATCATGTTGATAAATAGGATTATAGTGCAGTTTCAATGAGTTTGTTATGTGAGGCCCAGCAAAAATATGCTCATCTGTGATACTACTTTCAGTGGAACCTCTGGGAATCCGTGATATgttcacatacagtataaatgctGCATACTGTTAATATGGGTGCCATTCACATGCCAAGGGCACAATGTGTGAAACTCAACTTACGCATGATTAAAGCAGTTCTTTTACGTGTATAACAGTATTTCTGTTTGTTTCCCTCGTTTACTTTGAAAACAGTAGCTTTCTTGGAGAAATAAGTAGTAAACATGTTCATAGTAAAAATTTCTTATCCCACTAACATCGTGACTATGTCTCAATGTCTTGTCACATGTGTTTTCTTTGTCTAGTCAAATGGTTGTTTCCTGTATAAGCATCTGATTTGGGGTAAAATAATGTGACTCCACGGGTGATTATTTCTTACACCGAGTACTCCATCATCATTAAGCAAATTTGGAATATTAAATGTACTGAAATAATACACAAATACTTTGTTTCAACATGCAGTGTATTGTTAATGCGTCCATCATACAGTATGACACACATAGCCAGCTGCTTCGTTTGCTTTTTAAGCCCCACAGGGCATATCGTCTGGGATGATGACCCTAAAGTCCAGTTCAGTAATGTTTGTTTCCTGTTTGAAAAGTTCTATGGTTACACCACATCTTTTGAGTCTGACATTAAAACCTGAATTCCTTTAATGGCATCAACAGTAATCTATGATTATATGACTATGTTGTAgtcgcgataaccgcaatatcgCGCTATTGAAgagcataaccgcagaggaatgcaacaaccgcagcaaccgcgatatttcagtgttttctttttcgtaaggttacgcccttcttgttttacacttcgtgcatgtgtactgaatattactaatgataaaaatgtgtattatgCTAATTTGCACagaggctcagtaaatttgcacttaacaagcctaaacagacagcgaatgagagcgagatcgactgatcgcgtgcgattacctgcgtctgtccttcaggccgagtcatgtatatttgtgaatacaggttgtcatgtccaaggaaagcgaaatctgtcttagcatcgacgctctgctggtcagctgagcctttaaaagtggcgctcaaagttaaaatgatttaaacagcgtgtttcattacaaatctctgaatgaatcagtgcttttgaacgtgtagttgaatgaacggtttaaagactcactcaaagacagtGTCTTGCCGCCACCTTGAGGCGAAACAATGAagctgcactgactgacagccgtccagaacacgcaggtgaaatatcaacagaaaaagtatCTTGTCCAGTCAGATGcgaggatcagaactaactgttatatatatatatatataatatataatatatgtgtatatatatggctaacaatatactaatgatcttattgtcaggtttaagttttgttatgtggaccgttattttgtcattctcttctgtttacttcacttcctgtttcaacgcgatttagtttcggttttattggtttgtgaatatgacctccttacatcgtaacacatacacacaccgattttatatacatacatatatatacagtgaggaaaataagtatttgaacaccctgctattttgcaagttctcccacttagaaatcatggaggggtctgaaattgtcatcgtaggtgcatgtccactgtgagagacataatctaaaaaaaaaaatccagaaatcacaatgtatgatttttttaactatttatttgtatgatacagctgcaaataagtatttgaacacctgagaaaatcaatgttaatatttggtacagtagcctttgtttgcaattacagaggtcaaagcgtttcctgtagtttttcaccaggtttgcacacactgcaggagggattttggcccactcctccacacagatcttctctagatcagtcaggtttctggcctgtcgctgagaaacacggagtttgagctccctccaaagattctctattgggtttaggtctggagactggctaggccacgccagaaccttgatatgcttcttacagagccactccttggttatcctggctgtgtgcttggtcattgtcatgttggaagacccagcctcgacccatcttcaatgctctaactgagggaaggaggttgttcccaaaatctcgcaatacatggccccggtcatcctctccttaatacagtgcagtcgccctgtcccatgtgcagaaaaacaccccaaagcatgatgctaccaccccatgcttcacagtagggatggtgttcttgggatggtactcatcattcttcttcctccaaacacgtttagtggaattatgaccaaaagttctattttggtctcatctgaccacatgactttctcccatgactcctctggatcatccaaatggtcattggcaaacttaagtcgggcctggacatgtgctggtttaagcaggggaaccttccgtgccatgcatgatttcaaaccatgacgccttagtgtattaccaacagtaaccttggaaacggtggtcccagctcttttcaggtcattgaccagctcctcccgtgtagttctgggctgatttctcacctttcttaggatcattgagaccccacgaggtgagatcttgcatggagccccagtccgagggagattgacagtcatgtttagcttcttccattttctaatgattgctccaacagtggaccttttttcaccaagctgcttggcaatttccccgtagccctttccagccttgtggaggtgtaccattttgtctctagtgtctttggacagctctttggtcttggccatgttagtagttggattcttactgattgtatggggtggacaggtgtctttatgcagctaacgacctcaaacaggtgcatctaatttaggataataaatggagtggaggtggacattttaaaggcagactaacaggtctttgagggtcagaattctagctgatagacaggtgttcaaatacttatttgcagctgtatcatacaaataaatagttaaaaaatcatacattgtgatttctggattttttttttagattgtctctcacagtggacatgcacctatgatgacaatttcagacccctccatgatttctaagtgggagaacttgcaaaatagcagggtgttcaaatacttattttcctcactgtatatatgcGGTAATACTCcgcataccgcgctattgagccactcaaaattaccgcaagggaaattccttaaccgcGACAGCCCTAATCAACAGAGTTTCAAGAAAATTTCAAGTATTGctttaaatatattgatttCATTCATGCCTGCAAAATTGATGTTTCCACATGTTTGTTTTGCGAAACAAGCCCAGTTAAAGTATATTTCACCCAAAGGTGAAAATtcatttggaatgacatgagtgaataaatgatgacactACTAACCACGTCCTGAATCACCCTGAATTCAGTGAAgctccatgtttttttttttgttgtttttctcatgcaatgcatgttttattttcatttgtcctttttacttttaaacagAGCTTGATATGTTAACTGTTTTACTCTGCACCCCCCGATCTCTAACCATTTCTCAAATCCCCTGCTTTATGTTTGCATGGTTGGCTTTACTAAAGAGTCCACAAGCATTCCTGCTCGTCCATACTTACCCCGGCCTGTTCATGTTCCTCACAACCGTTCTACAACCAGAAGATGGCAGCACTCCTCCTCGCCCACCTACTCGGACTCTGAGGAGGACCTGATTGAGTACAGTAGGCCTGCAGCCATACGACAGAACAGCAAACCCACCGTAGGGCAGAGGAGGCTGATCAGCAGACCTTCCAGAGCTCATTTAGAGCAGGATGACAAAAGCATGACCAGCCAAAGCAGCAGTAACCGATCATCACACCTGTCAGGTGGATGGGGAGATGTCATTAAGCTCATAAAGAACGATATGAATGAGCAAGGCTACCTCAGCCACAGCTCCAAGGAAGATCTCTTTGAACCAGTCTATAAACTTGAGAAAATATTGCGACAGAAGCAGCAGGTCTCAGGAACAGGGCTGAGTCGACACAGCAGCATGAGGGAGGATCATAACAGAATGTGGCAGGGAGACGGTTGTGGCCGTAGAGAGAGTTTTAGGGAAAGACATGTTAATTTCCTAGATGAACAGAGGCGCTCTAACAGTTATCTTGTCAACGGTTATAGGACATTTGAAAATGGTCACAGGGGCACTAGGGAAAGAGTTCAGTGTTCTGCAGGGATGCTTAGAGATGATCACACACACCTCAGAGAAACTCAAGGTCTCCACACTCAAGCTCAGGGGTTTCGACGAAACATTTCAGTGCGCTGTAGTTATCATGGTAACGTCAGGAGGACATCGGTGCGTGAGGGAAGCAGAACATGCAGCGTAGATGATTCTAACTTGGCTAGACCAAGACCCTCAAATAATGCCGCCTCACTGCAGCCTAGAGTGCCACAGTTGGAGTTGGAAGTGGAGGACCGTTTGAGAGATACGAGAAGTTGGGAGATGGTGAGAGGCAGAAATGCACAGCAGAGAGCTCAATCATTAACGGAGGATGAAAGGAGGATAGACCGAGACCACAGGCGTGGAGATTGTAGAGTGAGGCGAAGTCAAAGTGAGCGCTGTCAGACCTTCGAGGAAGAGAGATCGAGCACAGAGGAAGAGTTGGAGAGGGAGAGCAGGAGGGAGGAAAGACGGATACAAAGACTCCAGTCTTGCAGTGGGCGCTCTTCTGGAGCAGGTAACCCCTCTCTGCAGTGTGGCTGAGCCTGTCCCTACATCTGCTCATTGCTTTCCAATCATACCCAATCAGTAAACAAGAACTCCTGTCCATTCCTGTGTGCTTCCGGTGTACATCTTGGGAGttgagacctttttttttttttttttttggtctcatCTGCTTTTACTTAAGCTTGGTCCCTTCTCCAGTGAGACTAGATCTCATCCTTGTTTCTCAAAAACCTCAAAATCTCATCTGCTTCTCTTTCTCTTAGAGCAACATCAGTTGTTTTCTCCTTTTTCAGTACCTCATTGTTCAATATTCTTGGTTCTTCTTGACTTGGCCTTGCATTTACGGTTTGATTTGGCTCTTACTTTGTGTGTCCTTTAGATGTGTTTTCAGGGCTGTAATCTTAACCAGTAAGATTCCCAATGagttaaatcaaatgaaaatccACATTCAACAGTCTCAACCAGAAGTGTCCAATCCTTGTCCTGAAGGGCCACCTTCCAGGGGAAATTAGCTCCAGCCCTAATTACACccctgaaccagctaattaaggtcttcaggattattAGAACCTTCCAGGTAAGTGTGgtgaagctaaactctgcaggacaatTGCCCTcaaggagcaggattggacacatCTGGTTGTGGCCCAACTGGCTGAAGGTGATGGTGGCCTGAAAACCCTGTGTCTCCTCTCCACATTATCTGGTTGTGATTTTGCCCTTATTACCTGACAGGACCTTCTCTTAGGAGTGGAATGGCTGCACTTGACTTGGGAGATTTGGAGCAAGTGCTGCTGGATGAGGAGCTGGCCCGCAGGCTtcaggaagaggaggagagatTGGCCGAAGAGGTGAACTACAAGACCAAATATATCTACTGCAGTTTTGGTATATTCCACTTACTCCTTAATCAAGCACACTTGATTCAggtcatcagctcattagaCATTTTAAGACTCTAAGAACTTGGAGTGTCAAAGGAGACATTCAAAATGTTTGCTGTTGAGGGGCTCCAGGAATGTGATTGAATATCACTGGTATATTGTATAGCAAGCCAACCTGCTGGGCTGCTTTCCTGCTAAGTTTACTGAAGTGTGTTCTCTTCTCTCAGACTCAGCAAGGTTCCTCTCCTCTTAGAAGGGACTGTCCTATTGGAGACTTCAGAGCAGCACAGGTTGCTCAGGATGAGGTAAGCAGAGTTTGAATGAGGGCTACTTTTCCAATGCATAAATGGAGGCATAAATTGTCATTTTGTGGCAGGAAATTGCACGTTTCATGCAGAAACAGGAGATAAAGGCTAAACGGAGGTCTCGTGAGCTGGAACCTGTTCGAGAATACGGGGAGAATGATAGGAA
This sequence is a window from Onychostoma macrolepis isolate SWU-2019 chromosome 23, ASM1243209v1, whole genome shotgun sequence. Protein-coding genes within it:
- the ccdc187 gene encoding coiled-coil domain-containing protein 187 isoform X1, with protein sequence MAELEVDQSNLPRVQEVCQGFAVLEDGALAHNLQEQEIEQYYNSNVQRSQLVQRDIRVAKRLQDEEEQRAQMLQHQTTHQLEERDSEYARMIQEENQRRADEARRREVEDEEIAKRIQEEEELYLRHRSSYQHKDGRESTSIPARPYLPRPVHVPHNRSTTRRWQHSSSPTYSDSEEDLIEYSRPAAIRQNSKPTVGQRRLISRPSRAHLEQDDKSMTSQSSSNRSSHLSGGWGDVIKLIKNDMNEQGYLSHSSKEDLFEPVYKLEKILRQKQQVSGTGLSRHSSMREDHNRMWQGDGCGRRESFRERHVNFLDEQRRSNSYLVNGYRTFENGHRGTRERVQCSAGMLRDDHTHLRETQGLHTQAQGFRRNISVRCSYHGNVRRTSVREGSRTCSVDDSNLARPRPSNNAASLQPRVPQLELEVEDRLRDTRSWEMVRGRNAQQRAQSLTEDERRIDRDHRRGDCRVRRSQSERCQTFEEERSSTEEELERESRREERRIQRLQSCSGRSSGAGPSLRSGMAALDLGDLEQVLLDEELARRLQEEEERLAEETQQGSSPLRRDCPIGDFRAAQVAQDEEIARFMQKQEIKAKRRSRELEPVREYGENDRKTACDRQRQRLDSEGLQSPVDDLTPDNQHPSHVSMTMQPQAIRNIAEELDPTFQRKDAAESDSCQNQTSQQVGLYSPLEEPTFVPPTKRQSDKLGRVKPKEKKENAKQKEKENCKQQ
- the ccdc187 gene encoding coiled-coil domain-containing protein 187 isoform X2, whose product is MLQHQTTHQLEERDSEYARMIQEENQRRADEARRREVEDEEIAKRIQEEEELYLRHRSSYQHKDGRESTSIPARPYLPRPVHVPHNRSTTRRWQHSSSPTYSDSEEDLIEYSRPAAIRQNSKPTVGQRRLISRPSRAHLEQDDKSMTSQSSSNRSSHLSGGWGDVIKLIKNDMNEQGYLSHSSKEDLFEPVYKLEKILRQKQQVSGTGLSRHSSMREDHNRMWQGDGCGRRESFRERHVNFLDEQRRSNSYLVNGYRTFENGHRGTRERVQCSAGMLRDDHTHLRETQGLHTQAQGFRRNISVRCSYHGNVRRTSVREGSRTCSVDDSNLARPRPSNNAASLQPRVPQLELEVEDRLRDTRSWEMVRGRNAQQRAQSLTEDERRIDRDHRRGDCRVRRSQSERCQTFEEERSSTEEELERESRREERRIQRLQSCSGRSSGAGPSLRSGMAALDLGDLEQVLLDEELARRLQEEEERLAEETQQGSSPLRRDCPIGDFRAAQVAQDEEIARFMQKQEIKAKRRSRELEPVREYGENDRKTACDRQRQRLDSEGLQSPVDDLTPDNQHPSHVSMTMQPQAIRNIAEELDPTFQRKDAAESDSCQNQTSQQVGLYSPLEEPTFVPPTKRQSDKLGRVKPKEKKENAKQKEKENCKQQ